The DNA segment TAGGTGGTTGAAGCATAGTTGCTGAGTGAATGAGCAACACAAATGGATATAGTACAATTAATGTATCATCATGCACCACAAGTGGATGTCTAGGAGGCTCCCTAAGCTGTGGTAGACTCATGAATGGGTGAGATATCCTATAGAATCACTCCATGTAGTCTGCAGCTCATTAACAAAGAAAACTACAAATCTATCTAACCGATACAAGGTTTTCTAAAAATTGAAGTTATCTATTGCCAATCTCCTCTGTGGATAAGGGTGGAGCAATAGGGAGTGGAGGAATGATCTGAACACAATCAAATTGTTGCACTACCCTCTCTGGTTGGCGTCTAACACTAGATGAACCCCAACTGATAtgtccaaaaaataatgaaatgagtTCAAATTCTCTGAATGCACAATGGTCACCATAAGGTATCTACCACACAACATCTAGCATCAACTTATCCAAGCGCTTACGATAGGTCATCACTGGTAATGTCTTCCCAAACTTCCAACGACAAACACGTGATTTCCTTTCATGGTAATCCTCATCAACAATAATAGACACAATTGTAGGGGAATGCTCGTAGATTGAAGACtctacatattaaaaaatataaataaaaattctaatcaaTAGTACATATAAAGTTTAACACATATaacaatgacaaaaataattataattacctGTAACAGAGTGATATATCTTGCAAAATGTTTTGTCATATGCTTAGACGCAACATTTAGATTGTCATACATATGGATCAGTACAGCCGCTCCCCATGAATAGCCTTAAGTTTGGTTAAGGTCACGAAATGCATTCAAGAATGCCACATTGATGTGTgtggcactcttgttagcaaagagtGTGCAACCTACTAGATGCAATAAATATGCGCAAGCTGCTACAGTCCACTGTCTTACGTCACATTTGATATGATAATTGTCTCGCAACCATGCTAGGCGAACATATGCCCCTCTGCATTGCTCAGTCTCATCTTTAGCTCCTTTTCTACTGACTTCAAGCAACTCAACTAAGAAGTCAATAACTTCCTCTACATCAATAGCATCAAAGGTATGGAAGGCACCTGTAATGGACAAATGTAATAAGGATGTCACATCATCGAGGGTTACAGTCAACTCTCCTATTGGTAGATGAAAACTACTAGTTTCTTTGTACCACCTTTACACAAAAGCAAATAAAAGTCCCCTATCATTTGTCTCcaacaaacatataatcataGAACTTAATCCTGTAGTAGCCATTATGCCTTCAATCTTAGGTGCAAGCCTTCCAAATTTTTGTTACCTTCCTTTCATAGGAGACTAACTTCAGCTCAATACGTTCctgcaaataattaaaattaattagttaaattaaaatgataaataaatgctcaaatatgatataattaaacaaataactaTTTCTCATGCCCAAACTTTGGCTGTCACATTATCAACATATGACGTCAACACTGATGTATCATGTGACCTACCTGGAAAATCCTCTGTATCAGCACCTACATGATCCGTAACTAACTCATATGACTCTTTATGAATCTCATCAGCAACATAATTCATATGCTCAACATCTTCAGTAACAACTACAGTTGCTCGTTGTCTACGTGCAGATGTTGTCGGCCTTCGATACTGAAGGGCTTCTTCCTCATCATTAACAAGCTGTCTACCTAAGGTTCTTCCTAAAATTCTACCTAAAGCCCGATGCAATTCTCTCATTCTAACCATAATCTACAAATTTACGcattaatatcaattaatgtcatcatTCAAGTAATTGAGTTTCATATTTCATaacaatcttttttattatattactcaaaaactaactaacaaactcactaataaatcttttaaaatcctacagtattattaaatgtagtatattttaacaaatgtaataaaaaaatttaaattaacattaaatgatTAATGTAGCAAAGTAAaatgcatcatcaaaatcaaactacaatttaatttaaaataatttataaataaatatttaattactttataaataactaatttaatacttttatatattcataaaccaatgtagaaattcattttttaaaaatttttataCTTCACATCACAAATTCtaacaaactaaaatatatgatcaaaatgaaagtatatattttttttctaataaataactatttcattattttataaataactagtttaatacttttaaatatttataaataaatgaagaaattcatttttataattccaaacactatttatataaatatttaatactattaatgtaataatatttataaaaatatattaataaagacatttgtcatatacaagattaccttttttatttaactaaattcTAAAATACATACATTATGCAAATTtggaatttttgttatttaaaatttttataaataactattttaaatatataaatgtattaaaatagttatttataaaataataaaataacaaaaaaattatacattcatttttaaataaacaaaattattaaatgaattatttattaaataacaatttttttaaaaaataaattaaactaaacaaaaatagttaattaaataaaaaatatttaaaataaacaacaatacttatttataaaataattaaataacaacaaaatttaaatattgatttttaaataataaaaaactattaaataattgaaaataaacaaaaataaggaTTGAGAATTCATATAACTTATatagattgacaatccgtaaggATGGTACGAATTGACAATCCATGTTTCATATGGATTATACGGATTAGTAATCCATATAGGTTTAAcgtattaaaaaacaaacatacaTTTGGAGAGATAGGAATAATGACGACAACAACGAGATGCAACATCATATAATGGTGAAGATGAACTAAAGAGAGACTTGTAGTGGCACAACAGGAATCCATAAATGAATGTTGTGTTATGAGAGAGGGAATGAGAAGGGTGTATTCAATTTTAAGTGAAGGATAATTTAGTTGGGAGAGGGAATGGGACGGGTGTATTCAATTTTAAGTGAAGGATAATTTAGTTATTTGACTTTAATTGCTTAGTGCAGTGCAGAATGGAAGACTAATCCCCTTATGGAAGAGTCCAAAAAAGTTAAGCTGCCTACTGTGGGCTACCCTGGGGTCATGAAGCGGCCCATTTAGTTGTGAATAGCAAAGATCTTCAAAGCCGGTTTGTTCATGAAATAACCTCAACGGCCGCAAGCACATTTATTAGAGTGAGTTCGGTTATCTTCTTTCTATTTCGTCATTTTCTtcgcttctttcttcttctctgttAATTCTTTTCTTACAtcttaaaaaacaatataaagaaGGGCGTGGTTTTGTTGTGAGTACTGAGCTGAGAAGAGGGAGAAGATGATCATCCCCGTTCGTTGTTTTACCTGTGGAAAGGTATTCCCATTTactctctttcttcctcttttcactCTATTCGCGctgaattataaataaataagtttggGCCTCTTTTACACTTTTAGGGTTTTGTTGAATTAGTTCTTAATTTCATTCCTTTTCTCCGATTTAGGTAATTGGAAACAAATGGGATACCTATTTGGACCTTCTCCAGGCAGATTACAGTGAAGGGTCTGTACCCTAAACCCTCTctctgtctcttttggtttcttttttcaattatttttttaagattaataaaatattttcaattcttATGGGATATAGGCTACTATTTTGTGTATACACTTGATTCCCTAATATCAGTTTTAATATTGGTGTATTAACATAATAATGGATTCCAGAGATGCACTGGATGCATTGGGACTGGTTCGGTATTGTTGTAGGCGCATGCTTATGACCCACGTTGATCTCATTGAGAAGTTGCTCAATTACAATAGTAAGTTTTGTTCTTTCTATTGTTCTTTTTCTGTGTGAATTTTCTAATATCATTCTGTCTTAACTAATTATACTTTTGGTTGCAGCTTTGGACAAGTCTGATCTCAATTAAGAAGAAGGCTTGAGGAATAACAGATGACCAAGATGCTTCTGTTGTATTCCATGCCCTATGGCAAtgcatcaatttttcttttcttttatgaatTGCTTTGGTACAAGCAGGTCATGTTTGTGTGCTGGTTCAGGTCAAGTGTGTTTGTTATCAGTTCTGAGGAGCTATGAAAAGACACAGCTTATGTTAATATCTCATATAATGATATGATATGACAGACCAAACTTTTGAATAATCTGActggtatttttaaaaatctgatTGTTTTAGAATGTCGACATTGACACCAATGCATGTCCTTAATTTATATTAGGAATATTGCTACCTGACTTACTCTGCTTGTTGTAATTTAAATTGTACAATGCATATGAATAATTCTTAATCCTTCTACTATATTTTCCTGCAAATCCTCCTCCTACTTTTTATGGtaagttttaaatatgttttatactTCCAGGacaataaatgtttttactttttatttaatatttatcataaaaggTAATAGGAGGATATAGGGATATGACTTTTCTGTTATCCCTTGTCATGCTGTTTCTTTGCtgttctttttaaattatataattttcatgatttttaaaattaaatgtcatcattaaatattaattaagatttaGCATGATTCGGCATGGCAGATTATTTGCCAACTgccataggcaatttgtgaagggagGCCTGCTATGGCGGTGTCATAGGCTGTAATGGAATTTTAGCCTGTTGCCATATGCGGTGTCATAGGCTGTAATGGAATTTTAGCCTGTTGCCATATTTCATTATTACGCCATCCATCATTGACAACGCTGATTTCTAAAGCCTATAAAAAGTGATACATACAAGTTAGCAATTTTATACTGTTCAATTGGCACATAAAAAATTCACGGTTATTCCCCACTTTTGGTTTATCGTCCTTTCGTGTTTTACACTAGTTTCTCCATGTTAAAAAACCATCTTCACATTCTTGGAAGTTTACGTAAcacattcatttttatatattttcattggATGAAGCTTATGTGACTTTCATTAAATATGTGGGTTTTATTCTCAAACTAATAGGATTAGAGAATTTGCATTTGCataataaattaccaaaaaaatatctatctatttataatatataaaagttgaaCTCGTCAATATCATGCTGTTACTttagtaaaattttgaaaaagagCATAAGTTgacttttttaatattatattatcatgtcaattaattatttgaaaaaatgaaaggattttaaattttatgtcaCTATATTAATTCAAAGTGGTGTAATTAATAGTcgttgatatattttaataaaatcaataatttttcacattaataataatttaaataatttgtaatatttaattttacatattcaattaatatgaaggaaaaattattaattaaaataaatataaaaatttacactaatttaatattattatttatgcacaaatttatttatttttataattagttattttaaaatatatttatgaaaaaataataaattaaattgacgactttaaatttataaaataatatgaaaataaaaaaatatacaaattagatatatatatataattaaaaaaactattaatagttatattcaatgttaattacttaaattagaactaattagataaatataaattaattatagaagactaatagttaatataaatataagaatttttatattatttttattgtaaattttattttataaaatatttttaaaaaaatatataaatgtaataattaaataataaatattactaacttctcttttatataaaaatagctACATGTAAAAatatgttacaaaatttatggtatgataaagttaaaattattttcaattttaaattatattttctaaaataattctttgttcaatgattaaaaaaattaattatattttagattattcTAATACCACATTGAAGTTACACAATGAATACCAATAAGATTTAAGGGCATATTAAAAAAGATGGATAGGAATTCATTATATATACATGAATGAGTTTTAAGATtgaattttatgtaaaataaataaacaaataaataaatctaaatttCAAGTTAACTTAATtgtgaaatataattttcaattaaattcatccatagtcttttaaatatattaaccataattatataattttgatattattttaaataataattttcacatcaatagtaaattaaataatatttgactatgcttaattttatttttttgaaaaataaggtacattaaaatatatatttcacaaaataactaaaaatatttataatattatatacagtaaaataatatatattaaaattgtctaagacattattattgtatataataaattagtagacattattactattatatattaaaatagtataatatattatttatttcttgccttttttaattggttctttataaaaatttactatCATTTAAagcttttaataataaaattatttttaaaattaataatatttatagtaaTTGATTATGATTAAAGCTATATTACCGTTTTCacatttattatcaaattggtgatttcattttctatataaaatttatttcaaagaaTTGTAAACATCCGCTCAATTTCTTTCCAGTGTGCTTTCTATCTATATTCATAATTGATGAAAATTtatgtgtttaaattttttttaatattacttatatttatattttaattttatgtctaaCTGTTtctttgaatgatttttgtgagattgaataaacatttaaatcaatgtcatgtttttattaaaaagtttttatataaatcatttaTCCATTATATTTTATGAGGAATGACGAGTGAAAATTGAAGACCATATTATCTTACTTTTTgtcttttatcattattttttttgcaagtatcactctactattttttttcttcattttattattatgttattatatgctttgatataatattatttattttattcttcatgTTTATGTATGAAAGGATACTTTGAACATGTTATCGACCATCATCAAGACAAAAAATTTAACTCTTTTAGATTGGAAAGGTATAATGTGGATCCATATtcatcattgataaaaaaaattaagtttgtttaaatttttatttttagtgttttttatatttatattttgattttaggtctaattttttctttaaataatttttgtgaaattgaataaatatttaaattaatatcatgtttttattagaaggttcttacatcaatcatctttcattttatctttcattattttttcttttttctttgcaagaatcgtttgttttttttcttcttcttcgttttaGTGTTATGctattataagttttaattattattattgttcaggttttttatatatgtttcatattttttcctttgtaACTATATATGTTTCATGTTTTTTCCTTTGTAACTATTGTACTTATTAGAAATCTTAGTTTTACATTATATTTGTTCAAGAAGTCACAAAGAGATTctattattatgataatttttattttttgtatcaatcatattttaaataattcttttacaaatttttatttttcctactCAAATCAATTGtcgaatgataatttttaactatcaattgactaatttattttatttaaaatacatgCTATCagtgtaaataatttaataattatcattaactcagtcaatttcataataatctttttagttttgaaatatatgctaaaaattaaaataaataatttaattaattaaattgataataaatattacataatattaataataataataacaataataatagtaataatacaaCCGTTATTTATAAAGGTCAATCATaagaaattacaatttaatatcCTTATACACTTAAACCATTaaagataat comes from the Glycine soja cultivar W05 chromosome 6, ASM419377v2, whole genome shotgun sequence genome and includes:
- the LOC114415255 gene encoding DNA-directed RNA polymerase subunit 10-like protein; protein product: MIIPVRCFTCGKVIGNKWDTYLDLLQADYSEGDALDALGLVRYCCRRMLMTHVDLIEKLLNYNTLDKSDLN